The genomic region AACGTGACCGTGACGGTCGGGCCGGTGGCGTCGCTGTCGAGCGTCACCGGGCTCGCCGTGCTGGCCGCGGCGGTCCAGGAGACGCCGTTGTCGTAGGAGGCGACGTAGGTGGCCGTGCCGGTGGCGCCGCCCGCGGAGATCCGGATGATGTAGGCGCGGGGGCGCGCGCCGCTGCGCGCGGCGGTCGCCGCCACCACCGAGGTGAGCGTGAGGGTCCCGGTGCCGGTCCCGGCGGTCCGGGTCAGGAGGGAGCCCGCCTGGAGCTTCGCGTCGGGCGAGAAGACGTGCTGCGTCGCGCCGAGGGCGTTGGTGGTCGAGCCGTCGTGCTGGTCGTGACAGGTGGAGCAGGTGACGACCCCGCCCTGATCGAGCGCCGCGGCGAGCGCGGCGTTGTTCGGCGGCTTGGCGCCGTGGAGCGGGTTGGTCGCCGGGGAGTCCCAGCGGTGCGAGTGGCCGCCCGCGCCGGGGACCGCCTCGTTCTGGGCCGTCCAGGGGAAGTTGCGCCAGGTGCCCACGCCCGTCTGGCTGTGGCAGCTGAAGCAGAGGTTGGAGTTGCCGTACTGCGAGGTCAGCGCGCCGCCCTGGGCGCTGTGCGCGATGTGACAGCTCGTGCAGGTGGTCTGCGTCGAGGCGTCGTGGGGCGCGTCGAGCGCGACGGCGGTCGCGGCGAGGAGGAGGGTGGCGGTTCCGGCGAGCAGCGGGCGGCGCGTCATGGCGCACTCCCTTGAGTGGCGAGGACGGTGACGGTCACGGCCGCGGGCGCGCTCCGGAGGCGCCCGTCGTCCACCTCGAGCTCGAACCCGTAGCGGCCGGGCCGGAGGGGGCGGAAGGAGGGGGTGGCCGACGTCGGGTCGTCGAGGAGGACCCACGGGCCGCTGGTCTGCGTCCAGCGGTAGCGCAGGAAGTGGCGGTCGGGGTCGTAGCTCCCCGTGCCGTCGAGCGAGAGCGAGGTGCCGGCGAGCGCCGGCGCCGGCCCCGCGGCCGCCGCGACCGGGAGCCCCTGCCCGGCGGCCGCGCTGGTCGCCCGCAGGGCCACGCGGGCCGGCAGCCCGGGCACGCCGCCCTCGGAGACGGTCAGCTCGAAGACGTACGCGCCGGGAGAGAAGGGCACCACCGTGGCGACCGCGCGGTCGGCGTCGGTGAGCCCGGCGGCCGGGCCGGAGACCTGCCGCCAGGCGTAGGTGAGGCCGTTCCCGGCGGCGCCGGTGCTCGACGCGCCGTCGAGCGTCACGGGCTCGCCCGCGGTGGCGGTGCCCGTGACCGGCGCGATGGCGGCCTGGGCCAGCGCTCCGCCCGGACCGGCGTAGACGTCCACCCGGGCCGGCGGCGAGCGGAGCGGGCCGGCGACCAGGGTCAGCTGGAAGGCGTAGGCGCCGGACAGCGTCGGGGTGAAGGTCGGCGACGGACCGTCGGCCCCGGAGAGCACGACCGGCGTGCCCGCCACCTGGACCCACTGGTAGGTCACGGCGCCGGGGACGAAGCTGGCCGAGGCGTCGAGCGTGACCGGCGCGCCGACGGCGGCGGTCACCGGGCTCACCACCGAGGCGGTGGGGCTCTCGCCGGCGGCGCCGAGGACGAGGAGCGGCGCCTCGGCGGTGGCGCGCGCGCCGGCCGGATCGGTGGCCGCGAGCTGGAAGGCGAAGAAGCCGGGCTGCGCGAGCTTCACCGAGAGGGTGGCGCCGGCGGCCGCGCCCATCAGCGGGGCGCCGGAGGACTGATCCCAGGCGAAGCCGAGCGCGTCGCCGTTGGCGTCGCTGGAGAGCCGGCCGTCGAGGGTGGCGCGGCTCCCGGCCCGGAGCACGGCCACGCGGCCGGCGTCCGCGCGGGGCGGCACGTTGCGAATGCTGGCCTCCAGCACCGCCGGGGCGCTCGTCGCGGTCCCGCAGGTGGCGACGCCCTGGAACTGGTAGCGGGCGGTGGCGCGCCCCACGAACGAGGGCGAGAGGGTGTCGGCGCCGCGCAGCGTCACGGCCGGTCCGAGCCGCTGCTTCCAGCTCACCTTGCAGCTCGCCGAGCCCGAGCGGACGGAGGCGGCGAAGCGCACCAGGCCGGGGTCGCTCACCTTCGCCGGCGGCACGATGAGCGCCGGCCTGGTGTCGGCGGGGGTGCTCTGCGGGGCGTACGGACCGTCGGCGAGCCGCGGGTTGGTCCCGAGCTTGTACTCCGCCAGGTTGGTGAGCCCGTCGCCGTCGAGGTCCATGAGCGCGTCGCCCGCCCAGTTCGGGTTGAGCCCGTTCTTGAGCTCCCACCAGTCGGGCATGCCGTCGCAGTCGGAGTCGCCCGGGCAGGCCGGGAGGGGGTGGGCGGCGCCGTACCGCTCGAGCGTGCCGGCGCCCTGGTTCAGGACGACGACGTCCTGGTTCGGCAGGAGGGCCACGTCGGAGGGCTGCTGCAGCTGCCCGGCCTGCGTCCCGAACTGCCCCAGGGTGGCGACGAACGCGCCGTTCGAGCTCACCACCTGCACCTTGCCCTGGAAGATGTCGGCCAGGTACAGGAGCCCGTTGGCGTCGGTGGCGATGCCGCCGACCCGCGTGACCTGCCCCGGGCCGCTGCCGAAGCCGACCGTGCTCAGGAGGTAGGTGCCCGAGAGCGAGAAGGCGTGCGCCACCGGGCCGAGCTCGTTCGAGGACTGCGCCACCCAGAGGACGCCGCGGGGACCGTCCACGGCGAGCGCCACCGGGCTCAGGAGCGGATTCGCCCCGGCCTGCGTCAGCGCGAGCGCGACCGTCCCGTTGGCGCGGAAGGCGCGGACGCGGTTCATGCTCCGCTCGGCGGCCCAGAGCAGGGCGCTGGCGGGGTCGTAGGCGAGGGCCACGGCGATCCCGCTCAGCAGCTGGGTCCGGATGACGCGGCCGCTCGCCGGGTCGATGGCCAGCAGCTTGGAGTCGTCGGTGGAGACCATCAGCTGGTCGTTCGCGTAGGCCACGGCGACCGGACGTCCGGGCAGGGCGTAGTTGCCCATGAGGCGCCCGTCGCGCGTGACCGCGAAGAGCTGCTTCGTCATGCCGTCCACGACGTAGAGGTCGCCGCTGGGCGCCACCGCGACGCGCTGGGGGGCGCCGAAGGTGGACTCGAGGTGACCCTCGTAGATCGCGAGCACCACCGGCAGCGAGAAGGTGCTCGAGACGGTGACGCCGGCGGCGTTCGTCACGGTGACGGTGACGCCGTAGCCGCCGGGCGCCGTGGGCGCGGTCCAGGTCGCGGTGGCGCCGCTCGCCAGCAGGGTGCCGCCGGTCGAGGTCCACGCGTAGGAGAGCGAGCCGCCGCTCGGGTCGTGGGCCTGGATGGCGAGCGTGACCTTGGTGCCCGGCAGCACCTCGCCGGCGGGGCCGGAGACCTCGTCCACCACGGGAGGCGGCGCGGTGACGACCGTCGTGACCGTCACGGTCATCGGGACGAGGGCCCAGGCGTTGCCGCCGTACAGGCCGACGTCGTCGTCGATGGCGTCGCAGGTGATGGTGTAGCTGCCGGGGGCCGGGGTGGACCAGACGATCGTCGCGGAGGCGGAGGTCGCGGGGGTGACGTCCACGGTGGCGACGGTCCCGCCGCCGGGCAGCGTCCCGCCCGACACCGTGAACTTGAACTGGCGGACGTTGCCGCCGTCCACCTCGTGGGCCGAGCACTGGACGTTGACCGAGCCGTTGGCGGGGACCGGGTTCGCCGCCACCTGCACCCCGTCGATCGTCGGGCCGGTGTTGCGCTTCTGCAGCGCCGCGGCTCGGCCGGGGAACGCAACCGCGAAGACGGCCAGGATCAGGAAAGCGCGAACAGGGGCACGGGGGCTCACGGTGGATGCCATATGCAAATGATCGGCCATCAACCGGGAGTGGCGCGGAACGCGTGTCAGTAGCCTAAGTGGCTGATAATTGGCGAGTTAGTTCGGCTGACGCGACGCGCACCCGGAGAGCGGCCGGGTGAGTTCCCGCTTATGGGGTAATTCACCCAGACCACCTCCCACCACCACCGCTCACTCCCTGCTGCCGGCCGCCGCGAGCCGGGGCCCCGGAGCGCGCCGGCCCGGCTCAGGGCGCGGCCGGCGGAGCCGTTCGCGCGGGGGCCTGGTGGGCCAGCCCCGAGCCTCTCTTGGGCTCGAAGTCGGGGCGCGGGATGGGCTTCTCGGTGTCCGGGTCGTAGTACTGGTTCCAGGGCACGGTCACGCTGCGGACCTTCCAGCGCCCCTCCTCCTGGAGCAGCTCGTACTCCACCTTCATGTCGGCGAGGAACTCCGGCCCGGGCAGCGCGCCCGGCGCGATGGGCCGATCGTGGTACCGCCAGCGCTCCTCGGTGGCGACGGTCATCCGGTCGTTCCCGGGCCGCTTCACGTCCTTCACCTCGAGGCGGAGCAGCTTCGACTCGAGGACCACCTGGCTCTCCTTCTTCAGGTCCACGAGGGCGGCGATCTTCCGCGCCTCCTTGGCGACCGCCACCTCCCGCAGGTGCGAGGGATCGTTCTGGCCGTAGGCCGCGACGACCACCTCGTTGTAGTGGCGCACCGCCTCCTCGCCCTCGCGGCGGGCGGGCGAGCAGGCGAGGCACGCCAGGAGGCCCAGGCGGGCGATGGTTCGCGTCATTCCTCTCCGTCTCCTTCCACGGACGCGGCGCCCTCCCAGTCGGAGCGCAGCGCCTCTCCCCCCCGCTGCACGAATACCAGACCGGCCCACGGTTCGCCCTCGCCGCCGAGCCGGGCCACGCCGGCCGGGACGGCGAGCAGCGCCGAGCCGGCCAGCAGGAGCAGGAACGACGCGAGGACGCCGGGCAGGCCCGGGTCCCGGCTGTACTTGTACTCTCCCCAGCGATCGACCCGGGCCAGGCGGGCGCCGGTGGGGCCGAACGGCGCCGCGTCCGACACCAGGCGCGCCCCCTCGGCCGTCTCGAACCGCACCGAGAGCCGGCCGGTCCCCGCCTGGTCGTGGACGTCGCGCTCGGACTCGGCGACGAAGGTGCCGCGCCCGAGCATCGGGTCGTCCACCCCCACCACGGACCGGTGCTCCCCGGCCTCCAGCAGGTCGAGGACCGTGTAGCGGCCGTCGGGCCACTCGAGCCGGAGCGCGAGCCCGGTGGGGATGGCCTGGAAGAAGTCGATCCCCTCGAACGTCACGCCGGCGGCGCGGTCGAGCGTCGCCGTGAGCCGTCCGGCGCGCGAGCGGAGCCCGAGCCGGCTGCGGCGATCGATGACGTAGCCCGCCTGCCGCTGGAAGGGGTCGAAGGCCGCCAGCGTGGCCTCCACCGCGGGGGGCGACTCCGGCGCCAGCGGGCCGCGCTCGCGGCCGAACACCACCCCGGGCTGGTCGAGGCTCACGGCCTCGCCGCTGGCCAGCCGGAAGAGCCCCTCGTCGTGGAAGAGCTGCTGGACGGCCACCGACGCGAGGAGGCCGAGCAGGCCGAGGTGCAGGATCCAGCCGCCCCAGAACCCGGCGCGCCAGCGGACGAGCGCGTCGCCCCGCCGCGCGAAGCCGCGGGCGCGCAGGAAGGACTCCAGGTCCTGGCCCGGGCGGGCGGGGAAGGGCGCCGCGCCGGGCGGCAGGGCCCCCCGGCTCGCGGCCAGGCACCGGCGCCAGCGCGGGAGGGCGCAGGCGGCGGTGCTCGCGAACAGGAGGGCGTTCCCGGCGAGGAACGGCCAGGACGAGAAGGGCCGATCGAGCCCGGTCGCGGCCGCCCAGCCCGGCGCCGGTGCCGACCCCCGGGCGAAGCTCGCCCACGCGCCCACCCCGCACCAGGCCGCCAGGAACGCGATGAGGCCCAGCGCCAGCCGCGGGGAGCGCAGCCAGCCGAGGACGTGACGGAGAACTGCCATGCGGCACTCTACCCCGGCGACCCGGCCGGGCGTCTAGCCGTGGGTCGAGGAGTTGCTGCAGCCGCAGTACTGCTCGTTGTCGAAGTAGCCGTTCGTGGGCACGGAGCGGATGAAGAGGCGCTTGCTGCTCACCGACTGGTCGTAGGGGTAGACGTTGTCGCTGAACCCGGTGCCGTTGCCGTTGTTGAGCATGCCGATGCTCGAGGAGCCGTGCGGGATGGCGGTGTGGCAGTCGAAGCACTTGATGTTGCCGGCGTGGTCGCCCACGCGGTGCTTGGGGAAGCGGCTCTCGAAGGTGCCGCTCGTCGGGAAGCTGGCGTCGTGGCAGTTGGCGCAGAAGGTGCCAGCGGGCATGCCTGAGCTGGTGTTCTTCACGTTCTCGTCCCAGGTCCGGTTCGGCCCCTTGAGCATGAACTTGTAGGAGGAGCCGTGCGGGCCGCCCGCGTCGTTGGGCGAGTCGGCCTCGTGGCAGTCGCTGCAGGTCATCACGCTCGACATGTTCCAGGGGGGGAGGATGTTCTGCGTCACCGGCCAGTACTTCCCGGCGGTCTTCGGGTCGCCGATGCTGTTGGGCGAGCCGTAGCCGGTCTGGGTGGTGCGGGAGGCCAGCACCGGGTGGTACCCGGCGTTCTTGGTGTTGAACTCCTGCAGCTGATCCGTGTGGGTCATCTGGATCGAGTAGGCCGCCGCGGAGGCCGTCGCGCCGAGGTAGGGCGTGGCGAGCGTGAGCGAGGTGGCGCTCGCCACGCTCGCGATCCTGTAATAGGTGCCGTCGGCGGAGTTCTTGATGAGCGCCCCGACGTAGCGGTTGGGCGTGACCGTGGTGCGCCAGGTCGTCCCCTGGCCGGTCACCGCGGTGGAGTTCTGGGTGAAGGTGGCCGTGCCGACGTAGTAGCTGAAGCCGGAGGCCGACACCGGCGGCGTGGCGCTGCCCCACCAGTAGTTGGAGTGGCACTTGAAGCAGAGGTACGCCTCGAGGTCCGAGTTGTAGACCAGCTTCTTCTTGGCCATGTCGGTCGCGGTCGGCTTGGCGCCGGCGGCGACGTTGGTGAAGTCCGGGACCACGCCCCAGGCGCCGTCGATGGACGGGCCGGCCTTGTTGCTCATCTGCTCGATGCGGTAGGCGACGTTGGTCTGCGCGGTGGCGGGGCCGGCGCCGGTCAGCGTGAGCGTGGTCGGGCCGCTGACGCTCGCGATGGTGTACCAGACGGCCGTGCGGCTGGTGTCGAGCGTGTTGGAGCCGAACTTGATGCGGGCGCCGTTGTAGAAGGAGGTCCAGCGGGTGTCCACGCCGGTGACGGCCGTGCCGCTCGCCGCCACGGAGACCGTCCCGGTGATGTAGGAGTGGCCGCCGCGCTTGGCGAGGTGGGTCACGTGGCAGTCGAGGCAGCTCGCGTGGCGGGTGCCCGGCCCGTTGCCGAGCTGGTTGCCCCAGGCCGCGGCGTTGTACTCGGCGTCGCCGAGCTGGTGCTGGGTGTCGCTGCCGATGGGGTGCGCGTAGAACTTGTTCGCGGGGGAGGCGAGGTCGTTCGAGCGGTTCACGCCGATGACGCCGTTGCCGTGGCAGTTGAAGCAGAGGAAGACGGCCTGGCCGTCGGCGCCCGGCTTGAGCGAGCCGGAGAGCAGCTTCGGGTAGTCGGAGTAGTGGACCGCGCCGAAGGGGTAGGTGTCGTCGGACGGCTGGCGGTCGGCCCGGTCGGAGTGGCACTTGGTGCAGTTGCGCCGGAACCGGGAGCCGTCGCGCAGGGTGTAGCCCCAGGTGCCCCAGACCACGTCGTCGTCGAAGTCGTGCGCGGTCCCGGCGTAGGTGCTCTTGGAGATGGTGTAGCCGCCCGAGTTGATGGGCAGCTGGTGGCAGCTCGCGCACAGGCCGCCGCCGGGCTGGCTCGCGTCGAAGTCGGTGTCCGACACGTTTCCGGCGGCGATCTCGCCGTCGCTGCCGCGCGTCACCGCCCGGCTCGCGCCGGTGGTCGGGTCGCCGTAGACGCCGAAGGAGTGCGTCCAGCCGCCTGGCTCGTTGTGCCGCTTGTCGGGGTGGCACATGTTGAGGCAGGAGCGCGCCGACGGGTCGTTGACGGTCTTGAGCGGCCCGGTGGCCCAGGAGACGTTGTTGTCGGTGGCCGAGGCGTTCGTGCCGGGCACGTTGCCGATGGGGTGGCGCGAGACCTTCGCCACCGTGCCGTTCATGCGCTCCCAGATCTTCTGGTGGCACTGATCGCAGGAGTCGCCGCCGCGGCTCTCGGGGCTGAAGCCGTTCTTGTGCTTGTGGCAGTTGAGGCAGGGGGTCGTCCCGGACTTCTGGGAGTAGTGGGTGTCGGAGTTGCCGCTGTTGCGCCAGCGCGGCACCGACGCGTCCCACGGGTTCGAGGTGCGGGTGTGGCAGGTCTGGCAGGGACCGGTCCCGTCGGAGTTGATGAACGAGGCGTTCGCGGGGCTCCCGCTGTCCACGCCCGAGTCGCCGGTCGTCTTGCGGAACTGCACCGTGCGCGGGGCCTGGACGCCGTTCACGGCCGGCGGGGTGATCTGCTCCCGCAGGAGGAACGTGTTCTTGCTGCCGTGCGGCGTGTGGCAGTCCCGGCAGCCGATGGCGAAGGAGCCGTACTTGCGGCTCGTGGTCTCGGAGGAGTGGGAGCGCAGGCTGTGGCAGTCGGTGCAGATCTGGTCCGAGTTGTCGCGGACGAGGAGGCTGCCGTCGCCGGCGCGGCCCCCCTTGACGACCACGTTGACCGGCCGCGACTGCACCACGCCGGCGCTGGTCCGGGCGCAGGCGCGCAGGATGTAGCTCCCCTGCGACAGCGAGGAGACCTGCGTCTCGAAGATGCCGGCGCGCCCGCCGAGCTGGTAGTTGCCGCTCAGGGTGAGCGCCTTCGTGGTGCCGGTGCAGTCCGGGGCGGCGCCGTTGGTCGAGTACGCGTAGGAGAGCAGGTCGGTCACGCCGTTGGCGGTCGGGCTCCAGACGTGCACCTGCAGGCGGAAGGAGCCGCTCAGCACCTTGTTGTCGGCCGGGTTCACGATCGACACCTGCGGCAGGAGCGAGTAGCCGGCGGTGCTCCCCTCGGGGACGGCGCCGGCGACGACGGCGAAGGCGTTGCCGGTCACGGTGGACCCGGTGGCCGCGGCGGGGGCCGCGAGCGAGACGTCCGGGACCGCGATCTGGAGCTGGAACTGCTTGCCGACGGTGGCGGCGCGCGCCGCGGCCACCGTCACGCGCAGCGTGAGGGAGCTGCCGGCGGTGAGGGTGGTGGAGAGCCCGGAGAGCACGTAGCGGGCGGCGCTGGCGTTCCAGGTGGCCACGCCCAGGATCGCCCCGGTGGAGTCGTTCGCGATCACCACGCTCGCGATGTCGGTGTCGGCGGCCGCGGGGGAGGTCGAGGCCGCGTTGGCGATGGAGATCCCGGAGAGCGTCACGGCGCTCGCCCCGGCGGTGAGCTTGGCGTAGCCGGCGATGACCGGCGCGCCGCCGCGGGTGATCGTCCCCGTGGGCTGCGTGACGGTCGCGAGCGTGGCGCTGGGCAGCGTCACCGAGGGGCCGCCGTAGACGTCGGCGCCCACCGACCAGTTGTTGCAGGAGTCCCGGGTGAACGCCCGGTAGTAGTAGGTGGTCCCGTTCACGAGGCCGCTGTCGGCGCAGCTGGCGATGCTCCCGGAGCAGGCCACGGCGACCTTGGCGGAGAGCGCGGCGCCGGCCGCGTAGCTGGCGGTGCCCTCGCTCGGCGCCGCGTGGATCGGGGCGGTGCTGCGCGCGAGCAGCGTGTAGGCGCCGGTGCTGGTCCAGGTGACCGTCATCTGGCCGGAGCCGGGGCTCGACGCGGCGAGCCCGGTCACCGGGGACGGCGAGACGTTGTCGAGGGTGAGCGTCGCCTCGGCGGTGTCGGAGACGCGGAGGTTGGTCGCGAGCGCCTTGGTCGCGCCCACGACGCGGGCGGTGAGCCCGTACGCGGCGCCGGGGACCTCGGGGAGCAGCGTGTGCGGCTGGGGCGTGAGCTGGATCCGGTACTGCGCCGCGGCGGCCGGCGACACCGGCGCCGGGAGCGAGAGGCCGGTGAAGGTCCAGTCGTCGCCGGCGGCGGGGCGCGTCCCGGTGGCCAGGACCACGTTGTTCCCGTCGGTCAGGGTGACCGCGGCCACCCGCGGGGAGGTGCCGGCGGCGAGCCGCACGGTGAGGCCGGTGACGGTGTCGGCCGCGCCGCTGCTCGCCTGGAGGCTGAAGGCGTCGGCGAAGGTCATGCCGTCGCCGGGGCAGAGGGTAGCGACGCTGGTCGCCGCGGGGGAGCCGTCGGCGAGGGTGGTGG from Anaeromyxobacter paludicola harbors:
- a CDS encoding cytochrome c3 family protein; this encodes MTRRPLLAGTATLLLAATAVALDAPHDASTQTTCTSCHIAHSAQGGALTSQYGNSNLCFSCHSQTGVGTWRNFPWTAQNEAVPGAGGHSHRWDSPATNPLHGAKPPNNAALAAALDQGGVVTCSTCHDQHDGSTTNALGATQHVFSPDAKLQAGSLLTRTAGTGTGTLTLTSVVAATAARSGARPRAYIIRISAGGATGTATYVASYDNGVSWTAAASTASPVTLDSDATGPTVTVTFAGSFVAGDQWKMFTVSNSFLRTSNLNSALCEDCHRDRVQTAACVQGSSGATTGGGDSCDTSSGITYSHPTGPGVTLAQSYDRATGGVPQPLDVNGAVQGSGGADPLATNKLMFDSSNQVRCTTCHGVHNADSNSLTEDPR
- a CDS encoding PKD domain-containing protein translates to MSPRAPVRAFLILAVFAVAFPGRAAALQKRNTGPTIDGVQVAANPVPANGSVNVQCSAHEVDGGNVRQFKFTVSGGTLPGGGTVATVDVTPATSASATIVWSTPAPGSYTITCDAIDDDVGLYGGNAWALVPMTVTVTTVVTAPPPVVDEVSGPAGEVLPGTKVTLAIQAHDPSGGSLSYAWTSTGGTLLASGATATWTAPTAPGGYGVTVTVTNAAGVTVSSTFSLPVVLAIYEGHLESTFGAPQRVAVAPSGDLYVVDGMTKQLFAVTRDGRLMGNYALPGRPVAVAYANDQLMVSTDDSKLLAIDPASGRVIRTQLLSGIAVALAYDPASALLWAAERSMNRVRAFRANGTVALALTQAGANPLLSPVALAVDGPRGVLWVAQSSNELGPVAHAFSLSGTYLLSTVGFGSGPGQVTRVGGIATDANGLLYLADIFQGKVQVVSSNGAFVATLGQFGTQAGQLQQPSDVALLPNQDVVVLNQGAGTLERYGAAHPLPACPGDSDCDGMPDWWELKNGLNPNWAGDALMDLDGDGLTNLAEYKLGTNPRLADGPYAPQSTPADTRPALIVPPAKVSDPGLVRFAASVRSGSASCKVSWKQRLGPAVTLRGADTLSPSFVGRATARYQFQGVATCGTATSAPAVLEASIRNVPPRADAGRVAVLRAGSRATLDGRLSSDANGDALGFAWDQSSGAPLMGAAAGATLSVKLAQPGFFAFQLAATDPAGARATAEAPLLVLGAAGESPTASVVSPVTAAVGAPVTLDASASFVPGAVTYQWVQVAGTPVVLSGADGPSPTFTPTLSGAYAFQLTLVAGPLRSPPARVDVYAGPGGALAQAAIAPVTGTATAGEPVTLDGASSTGAAGNGLTYAWRQVSGPAAGLTDADRAVATVVPFSPGAYVFELTVSEGGVPGLPARVALRATSAAAGQGLPVAAAAGPAPALAGTSLSLDGTGSYDPDRHFLRYRWTQTSGPWVLLDDPTSATPSFRPLRPGRYGFELEVDDGRLRSAPAAVTVTVLATQGSAP
- a CDS encoding cytochrome c biogenesis protein ResB, with amino-acid sequence MAVLRHVLGWLRSPRLALGLIAFLAAWCGVGAWASFARGSAPAPGWAAATGLDRPFSSWPFLAGNALLFASTAACALPRWRRCLAASRGALPPGAAPFPARPGQDLESFLRARGFARRGDALVRWRAGFWGGWILHLGLLGLLASVAVQQLFHDEGLFRLASGEAVSLDQPGVVFGRERGPLAPESPPAVEATLAAFDPFQRQAGYVIDRRSRLGLRSRAGRLTATLDRAAGVTFEGIDFFQAIPTGLALRLEWPDGRYTVLDLLEAGEHRSVVGVDDPMLGRGTFVAESERDVHDQAGTGRLSVRFETAEGARLVSDAAPFGPTGARLARVDRWGEYKYSRDPGLPGVLASFLLLLAGSALLAVPAGVARLGGEGEPWAGLVFVQRGGEALRSDWEGAASVEGDGEE
- a CDS encoding NapC/NirT family cytochrome c, with protein sequence MPRLSPPARVLHASRCTARSTARRGLLVLLVSLAFWAVPAAAQTVTYRWQPSDTTGTFGGYTVSAGATYNSWGCSTASNLAQRRVSAMNTGAFLCNTGTSISTSQSGPYEVLLAISDTAYTADTLVTGKPAGSGTRFAFNKSVSALAATVRFTLGYAMGGFFYPWGYTEVAVPTGGGVLTPDLSRVAGVAPAGTNLAMQVALVTNSAGNSITMYVGDSRAVGDASGTLVVDEGTSGTITVADVATKEATNGTVVAPGSGAILLDGFLVSTTSNTSPSIFAVTLAFDAGTAEAVSLVEVTNASGSTVYGSVANPALDTFDVALNPAILATTTATEYRVRVTPKSSAALPAVKTWTVRAVVYGVTSALPVTLTDGDSARIVVDNLPPSPPSGLSAQAGTNQESLAWTNPLNSDLSQVVVVRGASATFTGVPAEGTTYAVGNALGNGTVACVVAKPGTSCTDTQASGTWYYQAFAVDLYGNYSGASNVAGPVTPGPTTTLADGSPAATSVATLCPGDGMTFADAFSLQASSGAADTVTGLTVRLAAGTSPRVAAVTLTDGNNVVLATGTRPAAGDDWTFTGLSLPAPVSPAAAAQYRIQLTPQPHTLLPEVPGAAYGLTARVVGATKALATNLRVSDTAEATLTLDNVSPSPVTGLAASSPGSGQMTVTWTSTGAYTLLARSTAPIHAAPSEGTASYAAGAALSAKVAVACSGSIASCADSGLVNGTTYYYRAFTRDSCNNWSVGADVYGGPSVTLPSATLATVTQPTGTITRGGAPVIAGYAKLTAGASAVTLSGISIANAASTSPAAADTDIASVVIANDSTGAILGVATWNASAARYVLSGLSTTLTAGSSLTLRVTVAAARAATVGKQFQLQIAVPDVSLAAPAAATGSTVTGNAFAVVAGAVPEGSTAGYSLLPQVSIVNPADNKVLSGSFRLQVHVWSPTANGVTDLLSYAYSTNGAAPDCTGTTKALTLSGNYQLGGRAGIFETQVSSLSQGSYILRACARTSAGVVQSRPVNVVVKGGRAGDGSLLVRDNSDQICTDCHSLRSHSSETTSRKYGSFAIGCRDCHTPHGSKNTFLLREQITPPAVNGVQAPRTVQFRKTTGDSGVDSGSPANASFINSDGTGPCQTCHTRTSNPWDASVPRWRNSGNSDTHYSQKSGTTPCLNCHKHKNGFSPESRGGDSCDQCHQKIWERMNGTVAKVSRHPIGNVPGTNASATDNNVSWATGPLKTVNDPSARSCLNMCHPDKRHNEPGGWTHSFGVYGDPTTGASRAVTRGSDGEIAAGNVSDTDFDASQPGGGLCASCHQLPINSGGYTISKSTYAGTAHDFDDDVVWGTWGYTLRDGSRFRRNCTKCHSDRADRQPSDDTYPFGAVHYSDYPKLLSGSLKPGADGQAVFLCFNCHGNGVIGVNRSNDLASPANKFYAHPIGSDTQHQLGDAEYNAAAWGNQLGNGPGTRHASCLDCHVTHLAKRGGHSYITGTVSVAASGTAVTGVDTRWTSFYNGARIKFGSNTLDTSRTAVWYTIASVSGPTTLTLTGAGPATAQTNVAYRIEQMSNKAGPSIDGAWGVVPDFTNVAAGAKPTATDMAKKKLVYNSDLEAYLCFKCHSNYWWGSATPPVSASGFSYYVGTATFTQNSTAVTGQGTTWRTTVTPNRYVGALIKNSADGTYYRIASVASATSLTLATPYLGATASAAAYSIQMTHTDQLQEFNTKNAGYHPVLASRTTQTGYGSPNSIGDPKTAGKYWPVTQNILPPWNMSSVMTCSDCHEADSPNDAGGPHGSSYKFMLKGPNRTWDENVKNTSSGMPAGTFCANCHDASFPTSGTFESRFPKHRVGDHAGNIKCFDCHTAIPHGSSSIGMLNNGNGTGFSDNVYPYDQSVSSKRLFIRSVPTNGYFDNEQYCGCSNSSTHG